From Triticum aestivum cultivar Chinese Spring chromosome 7B, IWGSC CS RefSeq v2.1, whole genome shotgun sequence:
GCTGCGGCCCGTCCTCCGGAAGCGGATCGGAGGCGGCGAGCGGGCGGGGAAAGCGGCGGCCAGAGGAGATGCTCAAGTTCCTTTCCAGGGTGGTGGTGGAGTACAACCCGCTGGACCCGCGCAAGGCGGCGGCCGTGGAGCTCCTCGCGCAATGCAACGGCCGCAAGGCCAAGGACTCCAACCCCACCTGCTCCGTCGAGCTGCGGCGGCTGCCCTCCCCAGCCGCGGCCGAGgaccccaaggcccagccgcccccgcGCGTCCTCGTCACCTACCTCAACGGCGCCGAGGAGGCCTTCGTCGCCGCCGACGGCGCCACCGCGCAGGGCATGCGCGACCAGATCCTCGCCCGCGGCCGCC
This genomic window contains:
- the LOC123157963 gene encoding uncharacterized protein, which codes for MLKFLSRVVVEYNPLDPRKAAAVELLAQCNGRKAKDSNPTCSVELRRLPSPAAAEDPKAQPPPRVLVTYLNGAEEAFVAADGATAQGMRDQILARGRLLETEQLFREAGEKWPVVIPEEELGMSFPGIKPKKAEEKPQAS